Proteins from one Kazachstania africana CBS 2517 chromosome 1, complete genome genomic window:
- the GIM3 gene encoding tubulin-binding prefolding complex subunit GIM3 (similar to Saccharomyces cerevisiae GIM3 (YNL153C); ancestral locus Anc_2.101) translates to MELLPEGKRNTTQVTYEDQQKINEFSKLIMRKDSIEQELSKEMQEKEYLDDVSLEIELIDEDEKVQYKIGDIFLFFKQSEAVEQLEKDVESIDAKIEELQNKQSDIDSRVSALKTELYAKFGDNINLER, encoded by the coding sequence ATGGAACTACTACCTGAAGGCAAAAGAAATACTACTCAAGTTACCTATGAAGACCAACAGAAAATCAACGAATTCTCAAAACTGATAATGAGAAAAGATTCGATTGAACAGGAATTATCAAAGGAAATGCAGGAAAAGGAATATCTAGATGATGTATCTTTGgaaattgaattgattgatgaagatgagaaGGTTCAATACAAGATTGGTGACATTTTCCTGTTTTTTAAACAATCTGAAGCTGTAgaacaattagaaaaggaTGTAGAATCGATAGATGCCAAAATAGAAGAACTGCAGAATAAACAATCTGATATTGATTCCAGAGTCAGTGCATTGAAAACTGAATTATACGCCAAGTTCGGTGACAACATTAATTTAGAACGTTAA
- the MEP2 gene encoding ammonium permease MEP2 (similar to Saccharomyces cerevisiae MEP2 (YNL142W); ancestral locus Anc_2.99), protein MSSSEISSTIQDPNDQYDFANMTWVGVSAAGVLLMIPGIGLLYSGLSRRKHSLSSLWLSLMAWCVCLIQWWFWGYSLVFSDTTKGHGFLGTLKFFAFRHVLDEPSAVSTVPQILYAVFQGMFASVAGVLALGGANERARLFPMMVFLFIWMTLVYCPCACWSWNSTGWLEELGELDFAGSLIHETGGVSSLIYALLLGRRDPTRNSTGLPKYKPHSVINVVLGTIFIFFAWIFFNGGSAGNSTIRAWYAIENTVLAASFGGMTWLFIDYFKYDGKWTTVGISSGIISALVAITPGAGYVPIWSSMIFGIVGATCCNFAIDVRNLMKIDEGFEVWALHAVGGVTGSILTAFFAAKYVNNTAGVYASDIGGGWLDHHWVQLGYQLAGICAICSWAAVVTAIILLAMNQIPWLKIRLTPEEEEKGTDLAQLGEAAYYFEDIEGDFTFIPEPVKSHVQATNTNTQDDAQEEPDKIDITLSVSDGTSSPDENNRSSNEEK, encoded by the coding sequence atgtCAAGttcagaaatttcttcaacaattCAAGACCCCAATGACCAGTACGACTTCGCCAATATGACCTGGGTAGGAGTCTCAGCGGCTGGTGTACTTCTTATGATACCGGGTATTGGTCTGTTATATTCAGGTCTTTCGAGACGCAAACATAGTCTATCATCACTTTGGCTCTCACTGATGGCGTGGTGTGTATGCCTTATCCAATGGTGGTTTTGGGGCTATTCATTAGTCTTTAGTGACACTACCAAAGGACATGGCTTTCTGggaacattgaaattttttgcttttaGACATGTATTAGATGAACCTTCTGCTGTATCAACAGTTCCGCAAATATTATATGCTGTTTTCCAAGGAATGTTTGCATCTGTAGCTGGTGTATTAGCCTTAGGTGGAGCAAATGAAAGGGCCAGGCTATTTCCAATGATGGTGTTTTTGTTTATATGGATGACTTTAGTCTACTGTCCCTGTGCCTGCTGGAGCTGGAATAGCACAGGCTGGCTGGAGGAGTTAGGTGAGTTAGATTTTGCTGGTAGCCTTATACATGAAACAGGTGGGGTGAGCTCTCTAATCTATGCTTTATTACTAGGAAGAAGGGATCCCACAAGAAACAGTACCGGCTTACCAAAGTATAAACCTCACTCTGTAATTAACGTGGTTCTAGGTACgattttcatcttttttgCTTGgatctttttcaatggtggGTCTGCTGGAAATTCTACAATTAGGGCATGGTATGCTATAGAAAATACTGTCCTAGCGGCATCGTTTGGCGGCATGACATGGCTATTCATAGATTATTTTAAATATGATGGAAAGTGGACCACAGTTGGCATCAGTTCTGGTATTATTTCTGCTTTAGTTGCTATAACCCCGGGCGCAGGATACGTTCCAATCTGGAGTTCAATGATTTTTGGTATAGTAGGTGCTACTTGTTGTAATTTTGCTATCGACGTCAGAAACTTGatgaaaattgatgaaggATTTGAGGTCTGGGCATTACATGCTGTGGGTGGTGTTACGGGAAGTATCTTGACAGCTTTTTTTGCCGCTAAATATGTTAATAACACTGCTGGTGTATATGCTTCTGACATTGGCGGAGGATGGCTCGATCATCATTGGGTACAACTTGGTTACCAACTAGCAGGTATTTGTGCCATTTGTTCATGGGCAGCAGTTGTGACTGCAATTATATTGTTAGCGATGAACCAGATCCCTTGGTTAAAAATTCGTTTGACTCctgaggaagaagagaaaggtACAGATTTAGCACAATTAGGTGAAGCTGCATATTactttgaagatattgaaggTGACTTTACTTTTATCCCAGAACCAGTCAAATCACACGTTCAAGCTACAAATACGAACACCCAAGATGATGCTCAAGAAGAGCCGGATAAGATTGATATTACTCTATCTGTTTCTGATGGTACTTCGTCGCCAGATGAGAATAACAGATCCTCAAATGAGGAAAAATGA